A window from Aliamphritea hakodatensis encodes these proteins:
- a CDS encoding YeaH/YhbH family protein, producing the protein MSYIIDRRLNAKKKSTVNRQRFLRRYKAHIKRSVEEAVNSRSITDINQGSEISIPNKDVSEPVFHHGNGGFRQRVFPGNKEFVVGDEIERPQGGGGGGAGEGSASNQGEGEDDFTFQINQEEFLDFMFEDLELPYMIKKQLRDATSFETRRAGFTNVGSPDKLNVVRSLRSAQARRIALSGKERREIRVLKKELMQLQTMLPDDDAALKIADIEAQIEALQKRIKRMPFIDEFDLKYNNLIRTPVPSSKAMMLCIMDVSGSMTQSIKDIAKRFFILLYLFLNRNYKQIELVFVRHHTHAKEVDEQEFFYSRETGGTIVSSALNLSADIIRDRYPSNDWNIYVAQASDGDNWDGDSHICRQVLQEQILPLTQYFAYIEITTGPPQNLWLEYQQIQEQFEESFAMHNITEAADIYPVFRKLFEKKE; encoded by the coding sequence ATGAGTTATATCATTGACCGTCGCCTCAACGCGAAGAAGAAAAGTACCGTGAATCGCCAGCGCTTTTTACGACGGTACAAAGCGCATATCAAGCGTTCAGTGGAAGAAGCAGTAAACAGCCGGAGCATCACCGACATCAATCAGGGCAGTGAAATATCTATCCCGAATAAAGATGTCTCAGAACCGGTATTTCATCACGGTAACGGTGGTTTCAGGCAACGGGTGTTCCCGGGCAACAAAGAATTTGTTGTCGGGGACGAAATCGAACGCCCGCAGGGTGGCGGTGGCGGCGGTGCCGGCGAAGGCTCCGCCAGCAATCAGGGGGAAGGTGAAGACGACTTCACCTTCCAGATCAATCAGGAAGAGTTTCTGGACTTCATGTTTGAAGATCTTGAGCTGCCCTACATGATCAAAAAGCAATTGCGTGACGCCACCAGTTTTGAAACCCGCCGGGCAGGATTTACCAATGTGGGTTCCCCGGACAAACTGAATGTCGTCCGCTCCCTGCGCTCGGCTCAGGCACGGCGAATCGCATTGTCAGGTAAGGAACGCCGGGAAATCAGAGTACTTAAGAAAGAGCTGATGCAGCTGCAAACCATGCTGCCTGATGACGATGCTGCCCTGAAAATAGCCGATATCGAAGCACAGATCGAAGCCCTGCAGAAACGCATTAAGCGAATGCCGTTTATCGACGAGTTTGATCTTAAATATAACAACCTGATACGCACCCCTGTTCCCAGCAGTAAAGCGATGATGCTCTGCATCATGGATGTCTCAGGTTCGATGACCCAGTCGATAAAAGACATCGCCAAACGTTTTTTCATTCTCCTTTATCTGTTCCTTAACCGGAACTACAAACAGATAGAACTGGTATTTGTGCGGCATCACACCCATGCCAAAGAAGTCGACGAACAGGAGTTTTTCTACTCCCGTGAAACCGGCGGCACCATTGTATCCAGTGCCCTGAATCTGTCGGCAGACATTATCCGCGACCGCTATCCAAGCAATGACTGGAACATCTATGTTGCCCAGGCTTCAGACGGTGACAACTGGGATGGTGACTCACATATTTGCCGTCAGGTATTGCAGGAACAGATCCTGCCACTCACCCAGTATTTCGCCTACATAGAAATCACCACAGGCCCACCCCAAAACCTCTGGCTGGAATATCAGCAGATACAGGAACAGTTCGAAGAAAGTTTTGCCATGCATAACATAACCGAAGCGGCAGATATCTATCCGGTCTTCCGCAAACTGTTCGAAAAAAAGGAGTGA
- a CDS encoding histidine triad nucleotide-binding protein, whose amino-acid sequence MDCLFCKILNQEIPAQIVYEDDKVIAFNDINPEAPTHVLIIPRKHIATINDIEPQDCELVGHMVMVASIIAKQAGFADDGYRTVFNCNEHGGQTVYHIHLHLLGGKPMGWPPYQDKLKTV is encoded by the coding sequence ATGGATTGCCTTTTCTGTAAAATCCTTAATCAGGAAATACCCGCCCAGATCGTTTATGAAGACGATAAAGTCATCGCATTCAACGACATAAACCCTGAAGCGCCCACTCACGTACTGATTATTCCCCGCAAACACATCGCCACCATTAATGATATCGAACCTCAGGACTGTGAACTGGTCGGTCACATGGTCATGGTAGCCAGTATAATCGCCAAACAGGCCGGTTTTGCAGACGACGGCTACCGTACGGTATTCAACTGCAATGAACACGGTGGCCAGACGGTTTATCACATTCACCTGCATCTTCTGGGTGGCAAACCAATGGGCTGGCCCCCTTATCAGGATAAGCTGAAAACAGTCTGA
- a CDS encoding bifunctional enoyl-CoA hydratase/phosphate acetyltransferase produces MQHRAAQNTANDLTEQRTATMMPSRLDDIISQSKQQPPVQTAVVHPVDANGLRGALDAAEQGIITPVLVGPAARIQAQAEQLRRPVDHYRIVDTAHSHAAALKAVELAKTGDVQALMKGDLATAELLSAILDKTSGLRTERRLSHAFLMDIPRYHKPLVITDAAINVTPDLMAKADILQNAIDFCRALGIATPKAAILAAVEKVKPAMPSTLDAAALCKMADRRQIQHAIIDGPLAFDNAISLQAARDKHIQSPVSGDADILLAPDLEAANMLAKQLIYLADARSAGLLLGASVPVILNSRADGSEARLASCALASLIMQHTQQSLTEILTNS; encoded by the coding sequence GTGCAACATAGAGCGGCGCAGAATACAGCCAACGATTTAACCGAGCAGAGAACGGCTACCATGATGCCCTCCCGCCTTGACGACATAATCAGCCAGTCAAAACAACAGCCACCCGTACAAACAGCGGTCGTGCATCCGGTAGACGCGAACGGTCTGAGGGGCGCACTGGATGCGGCAGAACAGGGCATTATCACTCCGGTACTGGTAGGACCGGCCGCTCGCATACAGGCACAGGCAGAACAGCTCAGGCGCCCTGTTGATCATTACCGGATCGTCGATACAGCCCACAGCCATGCAGCGGCACTTAAAGCGGTAGAACTGGCGAAAACAGGTGACGTTCAGGCACTTATGAAAGGCGACCTGGCAACGGCCGAACTGCTCAGCGCCATTTTAGATAAAACGTCCGGTCTGAGAACCGAGCGCCGGCTAAGCCATGCCTTTCTGATGGATATCCCCCGCTACCATAAACCTTTGGTGATAACCGATGCTGCCATCAACGTCACACCGGACCTGATGGCCAAAGCAGATATTCTGCAAAATGCCATCGACTTCTGCCGGGCACTGGGCATTGCCACTCCGAAAGCCGCTATCCTGGCGGCTGTCGAAAAGGTAAAGCCGGCCATGCCCAGCACTCTGGACGCTGCTGCTTTATGCAAAATGGCAGACCGCCGGCAAATTCAGCATGCCATTATTGACGGGCCTCTGGCTTTCGATAATGCCATCTCCCTGCAGGCTGCCCGGGATAAACATATTCAGTCCCCGGTAAGCGGCGACGCTGATATCCTGCTCGCCCCGGACCTGGAAGCCGCTAACATGCTGGCAAAACAACTGATTTATCTGGCAGACGCCCGCTCAGCGGGACTGCTACTCGGTGCCAGCGTCCCCGTCATACTGAACAGCCGTGCCGACGGCAGCGAAGCCCGTCTGGCTTCCTGTGCACTGGCCTCACTGATCATGCAACATACGCAACAATCCCTAACAGAGATTCTGACAAACTCATGA
- a CDS encoding alpha-ketoacid dehydrogenase subunit beta — MSHEVHNVTLVEAVNLALMSEMQKDESVIVLGEDIGTNGGVFRATVGLREAFGLKRVLDTPLAENMIAGLSIGMATQGLKPVAEIQFMGFIFPTMEQLICHGARMRNRTRGRLSCPLVIRAPFGGGIHAPEHHSESTEALLAHIPGIRVVIPSSPARAYGLLLAAIRDPDPVVFLEPKRIYRLSAQPVEDNGQALPLDTCFTLREGNDITLISWGAMIKETLEAADALKEQNIDCEVIDVACMNPLDHDTILSSVAKTGRCVIIHEAPKSCAVGAEISATIAERALLSLKAPVQRVTGYDTVMPYYKLEQQYMPNTADILAAVQTTLEFA; from the coding sequence ATGAGTCATGAAGTCCATAACGTTACCCTGGTAGAAGCCGTCAATCTGGCACTGATGTCTGAAATGCAAAAAGACGAATCGGTTATCGTTCTGGGGGAAGATATCGGCACCAATGGTGGTGTTTTCCGCGCCACAGTGGGCCTGCGTGAAGCTTTTGGTCTGAAACGGGTACTCGACACCCCCCTTGCTGAAAACATGATTGCCGGCCTGAGCATTGGCATGGCTACCCAGGGACTTAAACCGGTTGCTGAGATTCAGTTTATGGGATTCATTTTCCCCACCATGGAACAGCTGATCTGCCATGGTGCCCGGATGCGTAACCGCACCCGGGGACGCCTCAGTTGCCCGCTGGTCATCCGCGCCCCTTTTGGCGGCGGCATTCATGCCCCGGAACATCATTCAGAAAGCACAGAAGCCCTGCTGGCGCACATTCCGGGCATCCGGGTAGTCATTCCCTCCTCGCCGGCCCGCGCATACGGCCTTCTGCTGGCAGCAATACGGGATCCTGATCCGGTGGTGTTTCTGGAACCCAAACGAATATACCGGCTCAGCGCACAGCCTGTTGAAGATAACGGCCAGGCCCTGCCACTGGATACCTGCTTCACCCTCCGGGAAGGTAACGACATAACACTGATCAGTTGGGGGGCTATGATAAAAGAAACTCTAGAAGCCGCTGACGCCCTCAAAGAACAGAACATCGACTGTGAAGTCATCGATGTTGCCTGTATGAACCCGCTGGATCACGACACCATACTTTCCTCAGTGGCCAAAACTGGCCGGTGTGTGATTATCCACGAAGCCCCTAAAAGCTGTGCAGTCGGTGCTGAAATTTCCGCCACCATCGCGGAAAGGGCCCTGCTCAGCCTCAAAGCGCCGGTACAGCGTGTTACCGGCTACGACACAGTAATGCCTTACTACAAGCTTGAGCAGCAATATATGCCGAACACGGCAGACATTCTCGCAGCAGTTCAGACAACACTGGAGTTCGCATGA
- a CDS encoding acetate/propionate family kinase — MSLILTVNGGSSSLKCALFIRYADHDECLYRFRFSNILEKAQVLVRRDKAFGRESSVEKNDLPLSEIPREERHQACLKYVMEWIDAQFLDGEISAFGHRVVHGGETFTAPVLVTDDVMQELEQLIPLAPLHQPYNLKLIEVCQQLVPSAIQVASFDTMFHHGHAPEEKYYAIPREYSEAGIHKYGFHGLSYEFINHKLNELPEPDKKANTIVCHLGAGASMCAIKDGQSVASSMGFTAVEGLPMGTRCGTIDPGVLLFLQRHYQLDNDQLENVLYQQSGWLGVSGESADMLTLRHSDNPHAQEAIDMFCYRAALEIGRLSAALGGLQQLVFTGGVGENDSYIREQICQRSAWLGVKINDLANSNNLACISTSDSSVSVRVIATNEEAMIARHTEEVMDWLAAREEQAAV, encoded by the coding sequence ATGAGCTTAATACTGACCGTTAACGGTGGTTCCTCCAGCCTCAAATGTGCACTCTTTATCCGCTATGCTGACCACGATGAATGCCTGTACCGGTTCCGGTTCAGCAATATTCTCGAAAAAGCCCAGGTGCTGGTCCGCCGTGACAAAGCCTTTGGCCGTGAATCCAGCGTTGAGAAAAACGATCTGCCGCTGTCGGAAATCCCCCGTGAAGAGCGTCATCAGGCTTGCCTTAAGTACGTCATGGAATGGATTGATGCGCAATTTCTGGACGGTGAAATCTCTGCATTTGGCCACCGGGTCGTACACGGCGGAGAAACCTTTACCGCACCGGTACTGGTGACCGATGATGTGATGCAGGAACTGGAGCAGCTAATCCCTCTGGCCCCTCTGCATCAGCCTTACAACCTCAAACTGATTGAAGTCTGCCAACAACTGGTACCTTCCGCCATTCAGGTGGCCAGTTTCGACACTATGTTCCACCATGGCCACGCGCCGGAAGAAAAGTATTACGCCATCCCGCGGGAATACAGCGAGGCAGGCATCCATAAATACGGTTTTCACGGCCTGTCTTACGAATTCATCAATCATAAACTGAACGAGCTGCCTGAACCGGATAAAAAGGCCAATACCATCGTTTGCCATCTCGGAGCCGGTGCCAGCATGTGCGCCATCAAAGACGGTCAGTCTGTCGCTTCCAGTATGGGCTTCACCGCTGTTGAAGGCCTGCCAATGGGCACCCGGTGCGGCACCATTGATCCCGGGGTTTTGCTGTTTTTACAACGCCATTATCAGTTGGATAACGATCAACTGGAAAACGTCCTGTATCAGCAAAGTGGCTGGCTGGGAGTCTCCGGGGAAAGCGCCGATATGCTGACCCTCCGTCACAGTGATAATCCCCACGCGCAGGAAGCCATCGATATGTTCTGCTACCGTGCAGCACTTGAAATTGGCCGTTTAAGCGCTGCGTTAGGCGGCCTTCAGCAACTGGTTTTCACCGGCGGTGTCGGGGAAAACGATAGCTATATACGTGAGCAGATTTGTCAGCGCAGCGCCTGGCTGGGCGTTAAAATCAATGATCTGGCTAACAGCAATAACCTGGCATGCATCAGCACGTCAGACAGTTCTGTCAGCGTCCGGGTCATTGCCACGAATGAAGAAGCCATGATTGCCCGCCATACTGAAGAAGTGATGGACTGGCTTGCTGCACGGGAAGAACAGGCAGCGGTTTAA
- the pdhA gene encoding pyruvate dehydrogenase (acetyl-transferring) E1 component subunit alpha, with protein sequence MTQVYQGEIQFRRFLDEQGTPVADLPEWARQPEPLQSYYRNMVLARQLDTKIIALQRTGQMGTYPSMLGAEAIDAVSGELMQPDDVLVPYYRNHSLQIIRGAEILDILNYWGGDERGNASPGYGQDFPNAVPIATQSLHATGVATALKIRGEKRVAVSFCGDGATSKGDFMEALNLAGAWQLPVVFFVNNNQWAISVPRSIQCGAETLAQKGLGAGIRCEQIDGNDVIAIHEAMADALKHARDGKGATLIEAISYRLSDHTTADDATRYRHNDELKAAWQKEPVKRLQNYLVANGWWDEVQEQAWLNEVQKIIQDQVDAYLNMDTQPVESIFDYLYAELPKALQEQRTSAVIKAMTGGSHHES encoded by the coding sequence ATGACACAGGTATATCAGGGCGAAATACAATTTCGCCGCTTTCTGGACGAACAGGGCACCCCGGTTGCTGATCTCCCCGAATGGGCCAGACAGCCCGAACCCCTGCAAAGCTACTACCGCAATATGGTACTGGCACGGCAACTTGATACGAAAATCATTGCCCTGCAACGCACAGGCCAGATGGGCACCTACCCCTCAATGCTGGGCGCAGAAGCCATAGACGCTGTCAGCGGAGAGTTAATGCAGCCGGACGACGTACTGGTGCCGTATTACCGCAATCACTCTCTGCAGATAATCCGTGGTGCAGAGATACTCGACATTCTCAATTACTGGGGCGGAGATGAGCGGGGCAATGCTTCTCCCGGCTACGGACAAGACTTTCCAAATGCGGTACCGATTGCCACCCAGAGCCTGCACGCCACCGGGGTCGCCACAGCATTAAAAATCCGCGGTGAAAAACGTGTGGCTGTCAGTTTTTGCGGTGACGGCGCGACCTCGAAAGGTGACTTTATGGAAGCCCTTAACCTGGCCGGCGCCTGGCAATTACCGGTGGTGTTTTTCGTGAACAATAACCAGTGGGCGATTTCTGTGCCCAGAAGTATTCAGTGCGGCGCTGAAACACTGGCACAAAAAGGCCTCGGAGCAGGTATCCGGTGTGAGCAGATTGACGGCAATGATGTCATCGCCATTCACGAAGCAATGGCAGATGCCCTGAAGCATGCCCGTGACGGTAAAGGTGCCACCCTTATTGAAGCGATCAGCTATCGGCTGAGCGACCACACAACCGCTGATGATGCAACCCGCTACCGTCACAACGATGAGCTCAAAGCGGCCTGGCAAAAAGAGCCGGTTAAACGCTTACAGAACTACCTGGTTGCCAACGGATGGTGGGACGAGGTTCAGGAACAGGCCTGGCTGAATGAAGTCCAGAAAATTATTCAGGATCAGGTTGATGCGTATCTGAACATGGACACGCAGCCGGTGGAAAGCATCTTTGATTACCTCTATGCAGAGCTGCCCAAAGCACTTCAGGAACAACGGACCAGTGCAGTCATCAAAGCAATGACGGGAGGATCACATCATGAGTCATGA
- a CDS encoding SpoVR family protein, translating to MKKREPISTGSEWTFELIQKYDTEIARVAKHYGLDTYPNQIEVITSEQMMDAYSSVGMPLNYNHWSYGKQFVSTEQQYRRGQMGLAYEIVINSDPCISYLMEENTMTMQALVIAHACYGHNSFFKGNYLFRTWTDASAIIDYLLFAKNYITKCEERHGLEAVEQILDACHALMNYGVNRYQRPQPITPDEEKARQAEREEYVQRHINQLWNTIPKKDEAEVVQEIRFPSDPEENLLYFVEKNAPLLESWQRELVRIVRKIAQYFYPQRQTQVMNEGWACFWHYTLLHHLHDEGLVTDGFIMEFLHSHTSVVFQPPFDASYFSGINPYALGYGMMQDIRRICENPTDEDREWFPDIAGSDWNDTIQDAMRNYKDESFILQFLSPNMIRELKLFTIDDDSRSNTLQVSAIHNSSGYQKVRENLAAQYNIGNREPNIQVYNVNVRGDRSLTLRHYIHNGQPLGDSTHEVLKHLHVLWGFDIHLESVTPEGNVHKSHHCPPQPEPAVAE from the coding sequence ATGAAGAAGCGCGAGCCGATTTCTACCGGGTCAGAATGGACCTTCGAACTGATCCAGAAATACGACACTGAAATCGCCCGGGTGGCAAAACACTACGGGCTGGATACTTATCCCAATCAGATCGAAGTCATCACCTCAGAACAAATGATGGATGCTTACTCGTCTGTCGGGATGCCACTGAACTACAACCACTGGTCTTACGGCAAGCAGTTCGTCTCCACCGAACAGCAGTACCGGCGTGGCCAGATGGGGCTGGCCTATGAGATAGTGATTAATTCAGACCCGTGCATATCCTACCTCATGGAAGAAAATACCATGACGATGCAGGCTCTGGTGATCGCCCACGCCTGTTATGGTCATAACTCGTTCTTCAAAGGCAATTACCTGTTCCGCACCTGGACAGACGCCTCCGCAATCATTGACTACCTGCTGTTCGCAAAAAATTACATTACCAAATGTGAAGAACGGCACGGACTGGAAGCCGTCGAGCAGATACTTGATGCCTGCCACGCATTAATGAATTATGGCGTAAACCGCTATCAGCGCCCTCAGCCAATTACACCGGATGAAGAAAAAGCCCGTCAGGCTGAGCGGGAAGAATATGTCCAGCGGCATATTAATCAGCTTTGGAATACCATTCCCAAAAAAGACGAGGCAGAAGTTGTTCAGGAGATTCGCTTCCCCAGCGACCCTGAAGAAAACTTACTTTACTTTGTTGAAAAAAATGCACCATTACTTGAATCCTGGCAGCGGGAGCTGGTGCGGATAGTACGCAAAATTGCCCAGTATTTTTACCCACAGCGTCAGACTCAGGTCATGAACGAAGGCTGGGCCTGTTTCTGGCATTACACCCTGTTGCATCACCTGCACGATGAAGGCCTGGTAACAGACGGTTTCATCATGGAATTCCTGCACTCGCACACCAGCGTGGTGTTTCAACCCCCTTTTGACGCCTCCTATTTCAGTGGCATAAACCCTTATGCGCTGGGCTATGGCATGATGCAGGACATTCGCCGGATATGTGAAAATCCAACCGATGAAGACAGGGAATGGTTTCCGGACATTGCCGGCAGTGACTGGAATGACACCATTCAGGACGCCATGCGCAACTATAAGGATGAAAGTTTTATCCTGCAGTTCCTGTCCCCCAACATGATCCGTGAACTTAAACTGTTCACCATTGACGATGACAGCCGCAGCAATACCCTGCAGGTCAGCGCTATCCATAACAGCAGCGGCTATCAGAAAGTCCGTGAAAACCTGGCGGCTCAGTACAATATCGGTAACCGGGAACCCAACATTCAGGTCTATAACGTGAATGTTCGCGGCGACCGCTCCCTGACACTCCGCCACTACATTCACAACGGACAACCGCTGGGTGACTCCACTCATGAAGTCCTCAAACACCTTCATGTACTCTGGGGCTTTGATATACATCTCGAATCGGTCACACCGGAGGGGAATGTCCATAAAAGTCATCACTGTCCGCCGCAACCGGAACCTGCTGTAGCAGAATAA
- a CDS encoding PrkA family serine protein kinase, giving the protein MNIFEQYKARFDATQEQEYSLQEYLDICKEDPMAYASAAERILDAIGKPELVDTSLDPRLSRIFSNKLIQRYPSFDEFYGMEDAIEQIVSYFKHAAQGLEERKQILYLLGPVGGGKSSLAERLKALMEHIPFYAIKGSPINESPLGLFNPAEDADILEEEYGIPRRYIKGLMSPWAVKRLNEYGGDISQFRVVKLYPSILNQIAIAKTEPGDENNQDISSLVGKVDIRMLEEYPQHDPDAYSFSGALCHANQGMMEFVEMFKAPIKVLHPLLTATQEGNYNSTEGMASIPFEGILLAHSNESEWQSFKNNKTNEAFIDRVYIVKVPYCMRVSEEIHIYQKLLEHSSLRNAPCAPDTLHMLAQFSVLSRIKEPENSNTFSKMRIYDGENLKDTDPKAKSLQEYKDSAGVDEGMEGLSTRFAFKILSKVFNFDPVEIAANPVHLMYVLEQQIEQQQFPAEVQERLIGFLKEYIAPKYIEFLGKEIQTAYLESYSEYGQNIFDRYVTYADFWIQDQEYRDPETGDILNRVAISEELEKIEKPAGISNPKDFRHEIVNFVLRARADNKGKNPAWNSYEKMRTVIEKKMFSNTEDLLPVISFNPKASSEDQKKHSEFVKRMTERGYTEKQVRLLSEWYIRVRKSQ; this is encoded by the coding sequence ATGAATATTTTTGAACAATACAAAGCACGCTTTGATGCCACGCAAGAACAGGAATACAGCCTGCAAGAGTATTTAGATATCTGTAAAGAAGATCCGATGGCTTACGCCAGTGCAGCAGAGCGTATCCTTGATGCCATCGGCAAACCTGAGCTGGTTGATACATCACTGGACCCAAGACTGAGCCGGATTTTCTCTAACAAACTGATCCAGCGCTACCCTTCTTTTGATGAGTTCTACGGCATGGAAGATGCCATCGAACAGATTGTTTCTTACTTTAAACATGCCGCACAGGGCCTGGAAGAACGTAAACAGATTCTGTACCTGCTTGGCCCGGTGGGCGGCGGTAAATCTTCTCTGGCCGAACGCCTGAAAGCACTGATGGAGCACATTCCCTTCTATGCCATTAAAGGGTCTCCTATCAACGAATCCCCACTGGGTCTTTTCAATCCGGCTGAAGATGCGGACATTCTTGAAGAAGAATACGGCATTCCACGCCGTTACATTAAAGGTCTGATGTCCCCATGGGCAGTAAAACGCCTGAACGAATACGGTGGCGATATCAGCCAGTTCAGAGTCGTGAAACTGTATCCCTCCATCCTGAATCAGATCGCCATCGCAAAAACCGAACCGGGTGACGAGAACAATCAGGACATCTCCAGCCTTGTCGGTAAAGTGGATATCCGTATGCTGGAAGAATATCCGCAACACGATCCCGATGCCTACAGTTTCTCCGGTGCGCTGTGTCACGCTAACCAGGGTATGATGGAATTTGTCGAAATGTTCAAGGCGCCGATTAAGGTACTGCACCCGTTACTGACTGCCACGCAGGAAGGTAACTACAACAGTACAGAAGGCATGGCATCCATTCCGTTCGAAGGCATTTTGCTGGCCCACTCAAACGAATCAGAATGGCAGAGCTTTAAAAACAACAAAACCAACGAGGCCTTCATCGACCGGGTATATATCGTCAAAGTACCTTATTGCATGCGTGTCTCTGAAGAAATTCATATCTATCAGAAACTGCTGGAACACAGCTCATTACGTAACGCACCCTGCGCACCGGATACGCTGCATATGCTGGCACAGTTCTCCGTTCTGTCACGGATTAAAGAACCAGAGAATTCTAATACCTTCTCGAAGATGCGTATCTATGACGGCGAAAACCTGAAAGATACCGATCCTAAGGCTAAATCCCTGCAGGAATATAAAGACTCTGCCGGAGTGGATGAAGGCATGGAAGGCCTGTCGACCCGTTTTGCCTTTAAGATACTCTCCAAGGTATTCAATTTCGACCCGGTGGAGATTGCCGCGAACCCGGTACACCTGATGTATGTACTTGAGCAGCAAATTGAACAGCAACAGTTCCCGGCGGAAGTTCAGGAACGTCTGATTGGCTTCCTGAAAGAATATATTGCGCCGAAGTATATTGAGTTCCTGGGTAAAGAAATTCAGACCGCCTATCTGGAATCTTATTCTGAGTATGGTCAGAACATCTTTGACCGTTATGTTACCTATGCAGATTTCTGGATTCAGGATCAGGAATACAGAGATCCGGAAACCGGCGATATTCTGAACCGGGTAGCCATCAGCGAAGAGCTTGAGAAAATTGAGAAGCCGGCCGGTATCAGCAACCCCAAAGACTTCCGTCATGAAATCGTCAATTTCGTACTCCGTGCCCGGGCTGACAACAAAGGCAAAAATCCGGCGTGGAACAGCTACGAAAAAATGCGCACGGTCATCGAAAAGAAAATGTTCTCTAATACAGAGGATCTGTTGCCGGTCATTTCCTTCAATCCGAAGGCATCCAGCGAAGACCAGAAGAAACACAGCGAATTCGTGAAACGTATGACCGAACGGGGTTATACAGAGAAACAGGTTCGCTTGTTGTCTGAATGGTATATACGGGTCAGAAAGTCGCAGTAA
- a CDS encoding dihydrolipoamide acetyltransferase family protein encodes MKYFKLPDLGEGLPEAEILEWRIQEGDTVKTDQILVSVETAKAIIEIPSPQDGTIAHLFGAAGDTIHTGEPLIEFAGEEDTDSGTVVGKLSQEASSTDDHFYIGAAPSTQNHQPQMTPAVRALAQRLGVDINQLQGSGHDGHITPRDIEHAAHLDQLHGKAEPLRGVRKQMAKNMARAQAEVVPVTLNDDVNISNWEGKQDITMRLMHAIAAGCRAEPSLNAWFDGPRLARRLHSKIHLGVAVDTEQGLFVPVMRDIGNRDLNDLRQGLDNLRKDVINRTIPPAELTGNTITLSNFGTIAGRYANPIVVPPTVAILGAGAIYMAAYLNAQDEPEMHPTLPLSLTFDHRAATGGEAARFMRAVKEDLIKNQIVDSTQNEENFVREEQS; translated from the coding sequence ATGAAGTATTTCAAATTACCGGATTTAGGCGAAGGCTTACCGGAAGCCGAAATTCTGGAATGGCGCATACAGGAAGGTGATACCGTTAAAACCGATCAGATACTGGTCTCAGTTGAAACGGCAAAAGCAATCATCGAGATTCCCTCCCCTCAGGACGGCACAATTGCTCACCTGTTCGGCGCAGCTGGCGACACTATTCATACCGGTGAACCCCTGATTGAATTCGCTGGCGAAGAAGATACCGACAGCGGCACCGTGGTCGGCAAGCTCAGCCAGGAAGCCAGCAGCACAGATGATCATTTTTATATCGGTGCAGCCCCCAGTACACAAAACCACCAGCCACAGATGACGCCGGCGGTAAGAGCACTTGCACAGCGTCTGGGGGTCGATATCAACCAGCTACAGGGCAGCGGGCACGACGGCCATATAACCCCGAGAGACATTGAGCATGCCGCCCATCTTGATCAGTTGCACGGTAAAGCAGAGCCCCTTCGCGGCGTGCGTAAACAGATGGCTAAAAATATGGCCCGTGCACAGGCTGAAGTGGTCCCCGTTACCCTGAATGATGACGTCAACATCAGTAACTGGGAAGGCAAGCAGGACATAACCATGCGGCTGATGCATGCCATTGCCGCCGGCTGTCGCGCTGAGCCTTCACTCAATGCATGGTTTGACGGCCCGCGGCTGGCCAGACGGCTGCACAGCAAAATTCATCTCGGAGTGGCCGTTGATACCGAGCAGGGATTATTTGTGCCGGTCATGCGGGATATCGGCAACCGGGACCTGAACGACCTTCGTCAGGGCCTCGACAACCTGCGCAAGGATGTTATCAACCGGACAATTCCACCCGCTGAACTGACCGGTAACACCATTACCCTTTCCAACTTCGGAACCATCGCCGGACGCTATGCCAACCCCATTGTCGTACCGCCAACCGTTGCTATTCTCGGTGCCGGCGCCATCTACATGGCCGCCTATCTGAATGCTCAGGATGAACCTGAAATGCACCCCACCCTGCCTCTCTCCCTGACCTTTGATCACCGCGCAGCCACCGGGGGCGAAGCCGCCCGTTTCATGCGGGCTGTTAAAGAGGATCTGATTAAAAATCAAATAGTTGATTCAACACAAAATGAGGAAAATTTCGTCAGGGAAGAGCAATCTTGA